The Candidatus Koribacter versatilis Ellin345 genome has a segment encoding these proteins:
- a CDS encoding esterase: MHCIGIFAALLTAAATLSAQPPMIKSPEVHPDGTVTFRLFAPAAKSVGVNIELASGEQKLSLTKDDNGLWSATTAAFTPDMYSYGMNVDGMEIIDPNVHHYVPNYLAQGAVFIVPGNSPQPWEETDVPHGQLHRHFYTSKLIGDRRDYYVYTPPDYDPKGKTKYPVLYLLHGYSDMANGWVVMGRANFIMDNLIAQGKTKPMIVVMTLGYGEPHILDGGWTGVRDNKLWKSNITKFTDALLTEVIPQVEKDYAVKADRENRAVAGLSMGGAETIYTGLHNIDKFAYIAPLSSAIFDDPNVEFPDLNAKSTEKIKMLWIACGKDDGLLKQNRDFKTWLTSKGVKYTSIETDGAHTWQVWRRNLIDFSQLLFR; this comes from the coding sequence ATGCATTGCATTGGAATATTCGCTGCTCTCCTGACCGCTGCCGCTACACTTTCGGCCCAGCCTCCAATGATCAAGTCGCCTGAGGTCCACCCCGACGGCACCGTCACCTTCCGCCTCTTCGCCCCCGCCGCAAAGAGCGTCGGCGTCAACATTGAGCTCGCCTCGGGCGAGCAGAAGCTATCGCTCACCAAGGACGACAACGGTCTCTGGAGCGCCACGACCGCAGCATTCACGCCCGACATGTACTCCTACGGCATGAACGTGGACGGCATGGAGATCATCGACCCCAACGTTCACCACTACGTGCCGAATTACCTGGCGCAAGGTGCAGTGTTCATCGTGCCCGGCAACTCGCCGCAACCCTGGGAAGAAACGGATGTCCCGCACGGCCAGCTTCATCGCCACTTCTACACCTCGAAGCTGATCGGCGATCGCCGCGACTACTACGTCTATACCCCGCCCGACTACGACCCCAAAGGCAAGACCAAGTATCCCGTCCTGTACCTGTTGCACGGCTACAGCGACATGGCCAACGGCTGGGTGGTGATGGGTCGTGCCAACTTCATCATGGATAACCTCATCGCCCAAGGGAAAACCAAGCCGATGATCGTCGTGATGACCCTCGGCTACGGCGAGCCCCACATCCTGGACGGTGGCTGGACGGGAGTACGTGACAACAAATTGTGGAAAAGCAACATTACGAAGTTCACCGATGCTTTGCTGACGGAGGTCATTCCGCAGGTAGAGAAAGATTACGCGGTGAAAGCTGACCGCGAGAATCGTGCCGTCGCTGGCCTCTCCATGGGTGGCGCCGAGACCATCTACACCGGCCTCCACAACATCGATAAGTTCGCTTACATCGCACCGCTGAGCTCTGCAATTTTCGATGATCCGAACGTCGAATTCCCGGACCTGAACGCGAAATCAACTGAGAAAATCAAGATGCTGTGGATTGCCTGCGGCAAGGACGATGGGCTGCTCAAGCAGAACCGCGACTTCAAGACCTGGCTGACGTCGAAGGGTGTGAAGTACACGAGCATCGAGACTGACGGCGCGCATACCTGGCAGGTCTGGCGCCGCAACCTGATCGACTTCTCGCAGCTACTCTTTCGCTAG
- the lspA gene encoding signal peptidase II yields MTKSHGTTRSLYIATALAIFLLDRWTKFIVAQKISLFDSISVIPGFFKITHLRNTGAAFSLFADAPAAWRMATLVIFSIVALVIVLVLLVRNSRAFTWNGFSLALILGGALGNLWDRVLHGWVTDFLLVYYKRWEWPAFNVADSAICVGAVLLIAEMLFKREHAPAHDTQLAKE; encoded by the coding sequence TTGACGAAGTCTCACGGTACAACTCGTTCGCTCTACATCGCCACTGCGCTGGCGATCTTCCTGCTCGATCGCTGGACGAAGTTCATCGTCGCGCAGAAGATCTCCCTGTTCGACAGCATCAGCGTCATTCCGGGGTTCTTCAAGATCACGCACCTGCGCAACACCGGCGCGGCGTTCAGCCTATTCGCTGACGCTCCAGCAGCTTGGCGCATGGCGACGCTGGTGATCTTCTCGATCGTGGCGCTCGTAATCGTGCTCGTCTTGCTGGTGCGGAACAGCCGAGCATTCACGTGGAACGGCTTTTCCCTGGCGCTTATCCTCGGCGGAGCGCTGGGAAATTTGTGGGACCGCGTCTTGCACGGCTGGGTCACCGATTTTTTGCTGGTGTATTACAAACGGTGGGAGTGGCCCGCCTTCAACGTTGCGGATAGCGCAATCTGCGTCGGGGCGGTGCTGCTCATCGCTGAGATGCTCTTCAAGCGCGAGCATGCCCCCGCCCACGACACGCAACTAGCGAAAGAGTAG
- the ileS gene encoding isoleucine--tRNA ligase, producing the protein MPLELKDTINLPKTDFAMKANLPLNEPKMLARWEEQRIYELIRESRQGKPSYILHDGPPYANGPIHLGHALNKCLKDFVVKSKTMAGFDAPYIPGWDCHGLPIEIKVDEQLGRKKLEMDPLDVRAACAKYALKYLDTQREQFKRLGVFGQWDKPYSTMTPEYESVVLRIFYDFLEQGAVYKGLRPVYWCIHDKTALAEAEVEYEMHTSPSVYVRYMMTSDPGGIDPALAGKQAAAIIWTTTPWTLPASMAIAFSPNAEYVGLEHDGLVYIVAGELAEATKAKTDLHDAKEIARFAGSKLERATFQHPFLDRSILGVLADYVTMDTGTGAVHTAPAHGADDFYTGVKYGIDQTCNVDEAGRLRNGLPEYDGMTVFKANPVIVQLLRERGVLLGFENIEHSYPHCWRCHNPIIFRATEQWFIAMEAKMSNGTLRSVALDEIKKVKWDPSWGEERISNMIATRPDWCISRQRLWGVPIAVFFCEGCNTLVSDKAVNAGVVERVVKEGGDTWYKHQASELLPSGYKCSKCGGTSFRKEMDIIDVWFESGSSKLAVIGEPTADFYTEGGDQHRGWFHSSLLCHIGAQGHAPYKHVATSGWTLDPQGRAMSKSLGNVVDPVDIAKRLGAEIVRLWVASVDFREDVRASEELMQRVAENYKKIRNTFRYILGNLKNFDPAKDALKFEELQPFDQYILLRLAEVIGDVRDWYDEMSFHKLFMRLKDFCVVDLSAVYFDVIKDRLYISLPDAKARRSAQTAIWTIGEALVRLLAPLMSFTAEELWQFFPAVEGRPTTVHAAYFPKAEDVADNRSGEAAKTIESEYERLIAVRTDVLKALEEARNAKLIGSGLEAQVVLTAPAELVPLLEKHKAELRYLFIVSDVQLATGGTNGSGLQVQVNKAPGQKCERCWNYSTHVGEDAEYPTVCERCSPVLHKLEATAGAH; encoded by the coding sequence GTGCCACTGGAGTTGAAAGACACCATCAACCTGCCCAAAACCGACTTTGCCATGAAAGCCAACCTTCCCCTGAACGAGCCCAAAATGCTCGCCCGCTGGGAAGAGCAGCGAATCTACGAATTGATTCGTGAGTCGCGGCAGGGCAAGCCCAGCTACATCCTCCACGACGGCCCTCCCTACGCGAACGGACCGATCCACCTCGGCCACGCCCTGAACAAGTGTCTAAAAGATTTCGTCGTGAAGTCGAAGACCATGGCTGGCTTCGACGCGCCCTATATCCCCGGATGGGACTGCCACGGGCTGCCGATCGAGATCAAGGTTGACGAACAACTCGGGCGTAAGAAGCTCGAAATGGACCCGCTCGACGTTCGTGCGGCATGCGCAAAGTACGCGCTGAAGTATCTCGACACCCAGCGCGAGCAGTTCAAGCGTCTAGGGGTCTTCGGCCAGTGGGACAAACCGTACTCGACGATGACGCCCGAGTACGAGTCCGTAGTGCTGCGCATCTTCTACGACTTCCTCGAACAGGGCGCGGTCTACAAAGGACTCCGGCCTGTGTACTGGTGCATCCACGACAAGACCGCTCTGGCGGAAGCTGAAGTCGAATACGAGATGCACACCAGCCCCAGCGTGTACGTGCGTTACATGATGACTAGCGATCCGGGCGGCATCGATCCGGCACTCGCGGGTAAGCAGGCCGCCGCCATCATCTGGACGACCACGCCTTGGACGCTGCCCGCTTCCATGGCGATCGCCTTCAGTCCGAACGCGGAGTACGTCGGCCTTGAGCACGATGGGCTCGTGTACATCGTGGCCGGAGAACTCGCCGAAGCGACGAAGGCTAAGACCGATCTTCATGACGCGAAGGAAATCGCTCGCTTCGCAGGCAGCAAACTCGAGCGCGCTACCTTCCAGCACCCGTTCCTCGATCGCTCCATCCTCGGCGTGCTCGCCGACTACGTCACCATGGACACCGGCACCGGCGCGGTACACACCGCCCCTGCCCATGGCGCTGACGACTTCTACACCGGCGTGAAGTACGGCATCGACCAGACCTGCAATGTTGACGAGGCGGGACGTTTGCGCAATGGCCTGCCTGAGTACGACGGCATGACCGTCTTCAAGGCCAATCCGGTCATCGTGCAATTGCTGCGCGAGCGCGGCGTGCTACTCGGTTTCGAAAACATCGAGCACTCGTATCCGCATTGCTGGCGCTGCCATAATCCCATCATCTTCCGCGCCACCGAACAGTGGTTCATCGCCATGGAAGCCAAGATGAGCAACGGCACGCTTCGTTCCGTCGCCCTCGACGAAATCAAGAAGGTCAAATGGGACCCTTCGTGGGGTGAAGAGCGCATCTCCAACATGATCGCCACCCGGCCCGATTGGTGCATCTCACGGCAGCGCCTCTGGGGCGTCCCCATCGCGGTGTTCTTCTGCGAGGGCTGCAACACGCTCGTCAGCGACAAGGCCGTCAACGCCGGAGTCGTGGAACGAGTCGTAAAAGAGGGTGGGGATACCTGGTACAAGCACCAGGCCAGCGAACTTCTGCCCTCGGGCTACAAGTGCTCCAAATGCGGCGGCACGAGCTTCCGCAAGGAGATGGACATCATCGACGTGTGGTTCGAGAGCGGCTCCAGCAAGCTGGCCGTGATCGGTGAGCCTACGGCCGATTTCTACACCGAAGGCGGCGATCAGCATCGCGGATGGTTCCACTCTTCCCTGCTCTGCCACATTGGCGCACAGGGTCACGCGCCTTACAAACATGTGGCCACCAGCGGGTGGACGCTCGATCCACAGGGTCGCGCTATGTCAAAGTCGCTAGGCAACGTCGTCGATCCAGTCGATATCGCGAAGCGCCTCGGCGCCGAGATCGTTCGCCTCTGGGTAGCCAGCGTGGATTTCCGCGAGGACGTACGCGCCTCAGAAGAGCTGATGCAGCGCGTTGCGGAGAACTACAAGAAGATCCGCAACACCTTCCGCTACATCCTCGGCAACTTGAAGAACTTCGATCCGGCAAAAGACGCGCTCAAGTTCGAGGAACTGCAGCCCTTCGATCAATACATCCTGCTGCGCTTAGCTGAAGTCATCGGCGACGTTCGCGACTGGTACGACGAGATGAGCTTCCACAAGCTCTTCATGCGCCTGAAGGATTTCTGCGTGGTGGACCTCAGCGCAGTGTACTTCGACGTCATCAAGGATAGGCTCTACATCTCTTTACCCGATGCGAAAGCACGCCGCTCGGCCCAGACCGCGATCTGGACGATCGGAGAGGCCCTCGTCCGCCTGCTCGCTCCGCTGATGAGCTTTACCGCCGAAGAACTGTGGCAGTTCTTTCCGGCGGTCGAAGGTCGTCCAACAACCGTACATGCGGCCTACTTCCCCAAAGCCGAAGACGTTGCCGACAACCGCAGCGGCGAAGCGGCAAAGACGATTGAGTCTGAGTACGAGCGCCTGATCGCCGTCCGAACCGACGTCCTCAAGGCGCTCGAAGAAGCCCGCAATGCCAAGCTTATTGGCAGTGGTCTCGAAGCACAGGTCGTGCTCACCGCCCCGGCGGAACTCGTCCCACTGCTGGAGAAGCACAAGGCAGAGCTGCGCTACCTGTTCATCGTCTCCGACGTCCAACTCGCGACGGGCGGAACCAATGGCTCAGGATTGCAGGTGCAGGTGAATAAGGCTCCCGGACAGAAGTGCGAGCGCTGCTGGAACTACTCGACCCATGTTGGCGAGGACGCTGAGTATCCGACGGTCTGTGAACGCTGCAGCCCGGTCCTGCATAAATTGGAGGCAACGGCAGGAGCTCACTAG
- a CDS encoding energy transducer TonB translates to MNLLPPTHLNEGLFTSLSRNVKESLFPEKLPPLQLTSRPVRVREIWGVYGHRKTSNTLSVALHVLAIGGIIALSFTGAKVVQKQAVEEHVVLTDPDLSEILPMQPKKMQSIQGGGGGGDRDKLIAPKGKPPKQSMQQITPPAMVIRNDHPKLAVEPTVVVPPTVKLASNMPNLGDPMSKLPSGPPSNGIGAGAGIGSGTGGGVGSGEGAGVGPGKGGGIGGGVFRVGGGVSAPRALDTPDPEYSEEARKAKYQGVCILWLIVGPDGHPRDVKVARSLGMGLDQKAIDAVKRWKFEPAMKDGKPVAVQINVEVNFRLY, encoded by the coding sequence TTGAATCTGCTTCCCCCGACCCACCTCAACGAAGGTTTGTTTACGTCGTTGAGCAGAAATGTCAAAGAGTCACTCTTCCCCGAAAAACTTCCCCCGCTCCAACTTACATCGCGTCCGGTGCGGGTGCGGGAAATCTGGGGCGTTTACGGCCACCGCAAGACGAGCAATACGCTCTCTGTCGCGCTACACGTGCTCGCGATCGGCGGAATCATCGCGCTCTCGTTTACAGGCGCGAAGGTCGTCCAGAAGCAAGCTGTGGAAGAGCATGTGGTTTTGACTGATCCCGATCTCTCCGAAATCCTGCCGATGCAGCCTAAGAAAATGCAGAGCATCCAGGGCGGCGGCGGCGGTGGTGATCGAGACAAGTTGATCGCGCCAAAGGGCAAACCGCCGAAGCAGTCGATGCAACAGATCACGCCTCCGGCGATGGTGATTCGCAATGACCATCCCAAGCTCGCGGTTGAGCCGACAGTAGTTGTTCCGCCCACGGTGAAGTTGGCGTCGAATATGCCGAACCTCGGCGATCCGATGTCGAAACTTCCTTCCGGTCCCCCCTCAAACGGTATTGGCGCGGGAGCGGGCATCGGCAGCGGCACGGGTGGCGGTGTCGGTTCCGGTGAAGGAGCCGGCGTTGGCCCGGGTAAGGGCGGCGGCATTGGTGGTGGCGTGTTCCGAGTAGGCGGTGGAGTATCTGCTCCACGCGCGCTCGACACTCCTGATCCGGAGTATTCGGAAGAAGCTCGTAAAGCGAAGTACCAGGGCGTTTGCATCCTGTGGCTGATCGTCGGACCCGATGGTCATCCGCGTGACGTGAAAGTGGCGCGCAGCCTGGGAATGGGCCTCGATCAGAAGGCGATCGATGCCGTGAAGCGGTGGAAATTCGAGCCCGCAATGAAGGATGGCAAACCTGTCGCAGTGCAGATTAACGTGGAAGTGAACTTCCGCCTGTACTGA
- a CDS encoding chloride channel protein gives MSESGHETTPLLTRLRKWEQYEDRLILLLALVIGAVTGLAVVAFILLTEREGMRLYPAGGASWRHVLFPVFGSLGIGYLLFRYFPDARGSGVPQTKAALYARDGKITLRTVLGKFFCTSATLASGIPLGREGPSVQVGAGIASVLGRRLGLRPEKVKALLPIGAAAAIAAAFNTPLAAVLFALEEVVGDLNAPVMGGVVIASATSWMVLRLMLGNSPLFKVPQYELVHPAEFAVYAVLGVAGGLVSAIFTRLLLGMREWFLGLSKKTLWFQPVAGGLSVGLLGWFVPQVLGVGYGYVGKALNGQMALELMALLVLMKLVTVTISYASGNAGGIFGPALFIGAMLGGCVGTLAHRLFPLHTAMPGAYALVGMGAVFAGIVRAPMTSVLMIFEMTQDYAVIVPLMISNLVSLFIASRLQKRPIYEALAIQDGVHLPSSESRRHRDRRQVMRIMRPPTETLSAQMTLGEAMKQVGSSKVQTWLVADARGVVGVINFANMDRAIDADKTLGDFVNPIDFPHVHADHGLDLALDRMGANQVEILPVVNRANVHQLEGIVTLHDVLVSYGVGQGS, from the coding sequence ATGAGCGAAAGTGGACATGAGACGACCCCGCTGTTAACGCGCTTGAGAAAGTGGGAGCAATATGAAGACAGGCTAATCCTGTTGCTCGCACTGGTCATTGGCGCTGTCACGGGCCTGGCGGTTGTCGCATTCATTCTTCTGACGGAAAGAGAGGGGATGCGGTTGTATCCAGCAGGCGGTGCTTCCTGGCGGCACGTCCTGTTTCCAGTGTTTGGCTCTCTGGGTATTGGTTACCTGTTATTCCGCTATTTTCCTGATGCCAGAGGCAGTGGCGTACCGCAGACCAAAGCGGCGCTGTATGCGCGCGACGGCAAGATCACACTTCGCACTGTCTTAGGAAAGTTTTTTTGTACCTCCGCGACCCTGGCGAGTGGAATTCCGCTCGGGCGCGAAGGGCCTTCCGTTCAAGTGGGCGCTGGCATTGCCTCCGTGCTCGGACGTCGCCTCGGACTGCGCCCCGAAAAAGTCAAAGCGCTTCTGCCTATCGGCGCAGCTGCAGCCATCGCCGCCGCGTTTAACACACCCTTGGCTGCGGTGTTGTTTGCGCTGGAAGAGGTCGTCGGCGATCTTAACGCGCCTGTGATGGGCGGGGTGGTGATCGCTTCCGCAACCTCTTGGATGGTGCTCCGCCTCATGCTCGGCAACAGCCCGCTATTCAAAGTTCCACAATACGAACTGGTTCATCCTGCGGAATTTGCCGTTTACGCAGTTCTAGGCGTGGCTGGGGGTTTGGTTTCAGCAATTTTTACAAGACTTTTGCTAGGTATGCGGGAATGGTTTCTCGGTCTCTCTAAAAAAACACTCTGGTTCCAACCCGTCGCGGGCGGTCTGTCCGTGGGATTGCTGGGATGGTTTGTGCCGCAGGTCTTGGGCGTTGGGTATGGGTATGTCGGAAAGGCGCTGAACGGCCAAATGGCGCTGGAACTCATGGCACTACTAGTGCTCATGAAACTTGTTACCGTCACTATCAGCTATGCTTCCGGCAATGCCGGTGGCATCTTTGGCCCAGCGCTGTTCATTGGGGCGATGTTGGGCGGCTGCGTGGGGACACTGGCCCATCGCCTGTTTCCGCTGCACACTGCAATGCCGGGGGCGTATGCGCTGGTCGGAATGGGGGCGGTGTTTGCCGGTATCGTGCGTGCGCCAATGACTTCCGTGCTGATGATCTTCGAAATGACCCAGGACTACGCGGTCATTGTCCCGCTGATGATCTCGAATTTGGTTAGTCTCTTTATTGCCTCGCGCCTTCAGAAAAGGCCGATCTATGAAGCCCTTGCAATTCAGGACGGCGTTCACCTGCCTTCCTCAGAGTCACGCCGGCACCGCGATCGGCGACAAGTGATGCGAATCATGCGTCCTCCAACGGAGACGCTCTCTGCCCAAATGACGCTTGGGGAAGCGATGAAGCAGGTAGGCTCCAGTAAGGTTCAAACTTGGTTGGTGGCAGACGCGAGAGGTGTGGTTGGTGTGATCAATTTTGCGAACATGGACAGAGCAATTGACGCGGACAAGACGCTTGGGGATTTTGTGAACCCAATTGATTTTCCACATGTCCACGCCGACCATGGCTTGGACTTGGCGCTTGATCGCATGGGTGCGAACCAGGTCGAAATCTTGCCGGTCGTGAATCGGGCGAATGTCCACCAGCTTGAAGGCATCGTGACCTTGCATGATGTGTTGGTTTCATACGGTGTTGGCCAAGGGAGTTAA
- a CDS encoding VWA domain-containing protein, with protein MHRSVTAVEVISVSRSVSILYSLLVLSGWACAQVLSFPASNPAAITTGAGLNLVQATVMDSNIALIDSLNHSPLENPTIALSKLDLKAPGKARQEYEKGYQALAKKDFTQALGHLEKATAIYPSYVSAFNALGAAHLGLGQSDEARAAFAEAISLDDHLPNSYLNMGCAELALKDYAGAERDITQASSMAPLDFQVKAALAYSQYMNNNYQAVVATADDVHARKHSGAALVHFYAAAAWDAQGNPAYAQRELRLLMKEDPKSPAAIQAKSLMQQLQDEGVHSKKTTRVESGDLTLVSKVSLQVPSDDEDAEQKKKQDQKELAQLNDADALDRTQQDAAGEGVASVATPESAGGTTGYTFHASTDEVAVLFAATDHGRAVPDLDVKDIKLLDGRHAPALVTGFRNEAQLPLRIGLVIDTSASIAGRFKFEQDAAGEFLQRVLTGPEDLGFVVGFSNSILMAQDFTHDSKQIAHSIQAFAPSGGTALWDAVNFAAEKLASHPERQPVAKILIVISDGEDNSSATTAKQAIQRAQSEEVAVYAINTLEITQRSEEPPVGVRALKTLAEMTGGAAFTPGSVRWLNSSLNDLQQVIRSRYLITYKPSGFKRDGSYRRVQVAAEKDGRKLHVVSRSGYYATEKPAN; from the coding sequence TTGCACCGCTCCGTCACCGCCGTTGAGGTGATTTCCGTGTCGCGAAGCGTTTCCATTTTATATTCGCTGCTTGTGCTGAGCGGATGGGCTTGTGCTCAGGTGCTGAGCTTTCCCGCGTCCAATCCAGCCGCCATTACTACGGGCGCGGGGTTGAACCTTGTCCAAGCCACGGTAATGGACAGCAATATCGCGCTGATCGATAGCTTGAATCATAGCCCATTAGAAAACCCTACCATTGCGCTTTCTAAGCTGGATCTGAAGGCACCGGGCAAAGCGCGTCAGGAGTATGAAAAGGGGTATCAGGCGCTCGCGAAGAAAGACTTCACCCAGGCCTTGGGTCATCTCGAAAAAGCGACTGCGATCTATCCGAGTTACGTGTCGGCGTTCAATGCGCTCGGAGCAGCTCATTTAGGTCTGGGTCAAAGCGATGAGGCGCGCGCAGCGTTTGCCGAAGCAATATCGCTCGACGACCACCTGCCCAATTCTTATCTGAACATGGGCTGCGCGGAACTGGCTCTCAAGGATTACGCCGGCGCAGAGCGAGACATAACACAAGCTTCTTCCATGGCGCCTCTTGATTTTCAGGTGAAAGCAGCCCTCGCATACAGCCAATATATGAACAACAACTATCAAGCTGTGGTTGCCACGGCGGATGACGTACATGCCCGCAAACACAGTGGCGCTGCGCTGGTTCATTTCTACGCCGCAGCTGCCTGGGATGCACAAGGAAACCCGGCGTATGCGCAGCGAGAACTCCGGCTTCTGATGAAAGAGGACCCAAAATCACCAGCGGCGATCCAAGCGAAAAGCTTGATGCAACAGTTGCAAGATGAAGGCGTTCACTCCAAGAAGACGACCCGTGTTGAGAGCGGCGACCTGACTCTCGTCTCGAAAGTCTCTCTCCAAGTACCGTCCGACGACGAGGATGCTGAGCAAAAGAAAAAGCAAGATCAGAAAGAGTTAGCACAGCTCAACGATGCGGATGCTCTGGACCGTACCCAACAGGATGCTGCTGGTGAGGGAGTAGCTTCGGTCGCCACGCCCGAGTCTGCAGGTGGCACGACCGGCTACACATTCCACGCCTCCACCGATGAGGTGGCGGTCCTCTTTGCTGCGACCGACCACGGAAGGGCCGTGCCTGATCTCGACGTGAAAGACATCAAGCTGTTGGATGGCCGCCACGCTCCTGCGCTGGTCACCGGCTTCCGCAATGAGGCTCAGCTCCCCTTACGCATTGGATTGGTGATTGATACCAGTGCTTCCATCGCGGGCCGATTCAAGTTCGAGCAGGACGCGGCTGGCGAATTTCTTCAGAGAGTCCTTACTGGCCCCGAAGATCTCGGTTTCGTTGTCGGATTCTCGAACTCCATTCTCATGGCGCAGGACTTTACGCACGATTCGAAGCAAATTGCCCACAGCATTCAGGCCTTTGCTCCCTCCGGTGGTACAGCGCTTTGGGATGCAGTGAATTTCGCGGCGGAGAAACTGGCTAGCCATCCGGAGAGGCAGCCGGTGGCGAAGATCCTTATTGTCATCAGTGATGGAGAAGACAACTCAAGCGCCACCACGGCAAAACAGGCGATCCAACGCGCCCAGAGTGAAGAGGTGGCGGTTTACGCAATCAACACGCTTGAAATTACGCAACGTTCGGAGGAGCCTCCGGTCGGCGTGCGCGCTCTGAAAACACTGGCGGAGATGACCGGCGGCGCAGCCTTCACTCCCGGATCAGTGCGGTGGCTCAACAGCAGCTTGAACGATCTCCAGCAAGTCATCCGTAGTCGATATCTCATCACATACAAGCCTTCAGGATTTAAACGGGACGGCAGCTATCGCCGGGTGCAAGTAGCGGCAGAGAAAGATGGACGTAAACTGCATGTGGTCTCGCGCAGCGGCTACTACGCGACAGAGAAGCCCGCGAATTGA